Proteins found in one Plasmodium relictum strain SGS1 genome assembly, chromosome: 13 genomic segment:
- a CDS encoding prohibitin, putative, whose product MERLLSSIGRLSVVAGGLSLIPYTFIYDVDGGERCVMFNRFGGVSENTYGEGSHFYFPWFQTPYIYDIKMKPKVINTTTGTRDLQIVTISLRLLFRPHTQHLPYLHSTLGPDYDERVLPSIGNEVLKAVVAKYNAESLLTQRDKISKEIRENITARAKHFNIMLDDVAITHLSYGKEFAKAIEDKQVAQQESERVKFIVAKTEQEKIAAVIKAQGEAEAAKLISTAVKEYGNSLIEIRKLEAAKEIAENLSKSKNVTYFPSSSNILLNPKNL is encoded by the coding sequence atggaaAGGCTGTTATCTTCTATAGGAAGGTTAAGTGTAGTTGCAGGAGGTTTGAGTTTAATTCCGTATACCTTTATTTATGATGTAGATGGGGGAGAAAGATGTGTTATGTTCAATCGTTTTGGAGGAGTAAGTGAAAATACTTATGGAGAAGGAAGTCATTTTTACTTTCCTTGGTTTCAAACTCCATACATTTAcgatataaaaatgaagccAAAAGTAATTAATACAACTACAGGAACAAGAGATTTGCAAATTGTTACAATAAGTTTAAGGTTATTATTCAGACCTCATACCCAACATTTACCTTACTTACACAGCACTCTGGGACCAGATTATGATGAAAGAGTTTTACCATCAATTGGTAACGAAGTTCTAAAAGCTGTTGTTGCAAAATATAATGCAGAATCATTACTAACACAAAGAGATAAAATTTCTAAGGAAATAAGAGAAAATATTACAGCAAGAGCTAAgcattttaatattatgcTAGATGATGTAGCTATCACTCACTTGAGTTATGGAAAGGAATTTGCTAAGGCTATAGAAGATAAGCAAGTGGCACAGCAGGAAAGTGAAAGAGTAAAATTTATTGTTGCAAAAACAGAACAAGAAAAAATTGCTGCAGTTATTAAGGCTCAAGGGGAAGCAGAAGCTGCTAAATTAATTTCTACAGCAGTTAAAGAGTATGGTAATAGCTTAATAGAAATTAGAAAATTAGAAGCAGCTAAAGAAATAGCCGAAAACTTAAGTAAATCAAAAAATGTTACATATTTTCCCTCTAGTTCAAACATATTATTAAACcctaaaaatttataa
- the LSM8 gene encoding U6 snRNA-associated Sm-like protein LSm8, putative, translating into MISINIESYLENEILVITNDSRIFTGKLKGFDQTTNIILSNCFERIYKDSLEKISLGLYIIRGDTVTLIGEIDEDVDKNILHDKIKPETLKPIVH; encoded by the exons atGATCTCCATAAACATCGAATCATACTTAGaaa ATGAAATATTAGTAATAACAAATGATAGTAGAATTTTTACTGGAAAATTAAAAGGATTTGACCAAACAACAAATATAATACTTAGTAACTGCTTtgaaagaatatataaagattcattagaaaaaataagtttaggtttatatataattagagGGGATACAgt aaCTTTAATTGGAGAGATTGACGAAGAtgtagataaaaatattttacatgACAAAATTAAGCCTGAAACTTTAAAGcca attgtGCActag
- a CDS encoding prolyl 4-hydroxylase subunit alpha, putative → MELKKIIKNSSDTYNYSNQNKNIVKIEMNEKVEFEDIKKSEISQKNEIQKEKDEFGITLYDNEIKYSDDIQTIVKKVINSKNIDFYKKYSSYLLYLSNEMENDEIDENKANNNNTKVFFKIKLNPQNMCIIYNVVDKRTIEKILSLCNNKYKKSKTSIGYITDKQENYKIANSSNRTSSTVFLYTIRSRSIIEENQMDYDNSIVYTKDESIIELENTICNLVKIPLCYLEPLAIVKYEENNYFNMHHDGSFRRATFLIYLNDVNNDGETIFPYYNLSIKPIQGSAIFWYNNIPVEDEYAITYCINRINQIDEKEKSIYEQNSEEKANTCPTDNNQDIKFSCFSKNEESSFHLHNTSKDNFINKNPCITDSSENKNCIKKTVDLINFLNQKSNLQKYSIDLVKDELGNAYISDMTMIHQANKVAKEYKYVINCFFNINIVRNV, encoded by the coding sequence atggaactaaaaaaaattatcaaaaattcAAGTGATACATACAATTACAGTAatcaaaacaaaaatattgtGAAAATAGAAATGAATGAAAAAGTAGAATttgaagatataaaaaaaagtgaaatatcacaaaaaaatgaaatacaaaaagaaaaagacgAATTTGGCATTACATTATATGATAACGAAATAAAATACAGTGATGATATACAAACAATAgtgaaaaaagtaataaatagCAAAAACAttgatttttataaaaaatactcTTCATACCTTTTGTATTTAAGTAACGAAATGGAAAATGATGAGatagatgaaaataaagcaaataataataatacaaaagttttttttaaaattaagttAAATCCTCAAAACATgtgtataatttataacGTAGTTGATAAGAGaacaatagaaaaaatattatcacTTTGTaataacaaatataaaaaaagcaaaacATCAATTGGATATATAACAGATAAACAAGAAAATTACAAAATAGCAAATTCATCAAATAGAACAAGTTCAActgtttttttatataccaTTAGAAGCCGCTCAATAATTGAGGAAAATCAAATGGATTATGACAATTCAATCGTTTATACAAAAGACGAAAGTATAATAGAATTAGAAAATACAATATGTAACTTAGTTAAAATACCTTTATGTTATCTTGAACCATTAGCTATAGTTAAATacgaagaaaataattactTCAACATGCACCATGATGGATCATTTAGAAGAGcaacatttttaatttatttaaatgatgtTAATAATGATGGAGAAACAATTTTTccttattataatttatcaaTTAAGCCTATTCAAGGATCTGCAATTTTTTGGTATAACAATATACCAGTAGAAGATGAATACGCAATTACTTACTGCATAAATAGAATAAATCAAAttgatgaaaaagaaaaatcaatATATGAACAAAATTCAGAAGAAAAAGCTAATACTTGTCCTACTGATAATAATCaagatataaaattttcttgcttttcaaaaaatgaagaatctTCATTTCATTTACATAATACTTCTAAGgacaattttataaataaaaatccgTGCATAACAGACAGCAGTGAGaataaaaattgtattaaaaaaacggtagatttaattaattttcttaACCAAAAATctaatttacaaaaatattcTATTGACTTAGTAAAAGATGAACTTGGTAATGCATATATTTCAGACATGACCATGATCCACCAAGCAAATAAAGTTGCAAAAGAATACAAATATGttattaattgtttttttaatataaatatagttAGAAATGTTTAA